Proteins encoded together in one Catellatospora citrea window:
- a CDS encoding TetR/AcrR family transcriptional regulator, which produces MGRSKTDGGAGVRERILAAAGALFAEQGYDATSVQQVVDRAGVTKGGLYHYFGAKEDLLVELYRTVFGQRLAALDEILAQCRDPEWTLRAIIDDIVVGTAAMMTESAAVSRELAHMDSDRTQRLQADWRRYQEAVRGLIRDAQAAGAFAAVASPELVSWSIFGVTTTLHTWYRPDGPQSADQIARELADLVLTGLTARP; this is translated from the coding sequence ATGGGGCGTTCTAAGACCGACGGCGGGGCCGGGGTGCGCGAGCGCATCCTGGCCGCGGCCGGCGCGCTGTTCGCCGAGCAGGGTTACGACGCGACCTCGGTGCAGCAGGTCGTCGACCGGGCCGGCGTCACCAAGGGCGGCCTGTACCACTACTTCGGGGCCAAGGAGGACCTGCTCGTCGAGCTGTACCGCACGGTGTTCGGGCAGCGGCTGGCCGCGCTGGACGAGATCCTGGCCCAGTGCCGGGATCCGGAGTGGACGCTACGGGCGATCATCGACGACATCGTGGTCGGCACGGCGGCGATGATGACCGAGTCCGCGGCGGTGTCCCGCGAGCTGGCGCACATGGACAGCGACCGCACCCAGCGGCTGCAGGCCGACTGGCGGCGCTACCAGGAGGCGGTGCGCGGACTGATCCGCGACGCGCAGGCCGCCGGCGCCTTCGCCGCGGTCGCCTCGCCCGAGCTGGTGTCCTGGTCGATCTTCGGAGTGACCACGACCCTGCACACCTGGTATCGCCCCGACGGCCCCCAGTCGGCCGACCAGATCGCCCGCGAACTGGCCGACCTGGTCCTGACGGGTCTGACCGCGCGCCCCTGA
- a CDS encoding acyl-CoA dehydrogenase: protein MSHYRSNLRDLRFNLFEVFGLGDKLGTGRFAELDADTVEHMLAEVERLSVGPIAASYADVDRNPPVYDPRTHSVTMPDSFRRSYQAWMDAEWWRLDMPAEAGGVVAPRALWWALIELVQGAQAPVYMYGGGPGFGGLLHRMGTEPQRRIAEIMIERQWGATMVLTEPDAGSDVGAGRTRAVPQADGSWHIEGVKRFITSGEHDLSENIMHFVLARPVDTPGAGGPGTKGLSMFLVPKFHFDHESGQLGERNGVYATNVEKKMGLKVSSTCELTFGQHGAPAQGWLVGEVHDGIAQMFKVIESARMQVGVKAIATLSTGYLNALDYARQRVQGPDLTRAADKTAPRVTIDRHPDVRRILMLQKAYAEGLRATYLYTAGWLDRDHAQGANVNDLLLPIVKGVGSERSYEMLALSLQTLGGSGYLQDYPMEQYIRDTKIDTLYEGTTAIQGQDFFFRKIVRDRSVALDLLVGEMEEFLDANGSTDGLKLECESLREAIADVRGMVATMFGWQQAAGDDVTEVYKVGQNTTRLLMSVGDLVIGWLLIRQAAVALAALDGASGDDVGFYQGKLAVARFFARTVLPELAARRRVLETTDNALMEIPDGAF, encoded by the coding sequence ATGAGCCACTACCGGAGCAATCTGCGTGACCTGCGGTTCAACCTGTTCGAGGTGTTCGGCCTCGGCGACAAGCTGGGCACGGGACGCTTCGCCGAGCTGGACGCCGACACCGTCGAGCACATGCTCGCCGAGGTGGAGCGGCTGTCGGTCGGGCCGATCGCGGCGTCGTACGCCGACGTGGACCGCAACCCGCCGGTCTACGACCCGCGGACCCACTCGGTCACCATGCCCGACAGCTTCCGCCGCTCCTACCAGGCCTGGATGGACGCCGAGTGGTGGCGGCTGGACATGCCCGCCGAGGCCGGCGGCGTGGTCGCCCCGCGGGCGCTGTGGTGGGCGCTGATCGAGCTGGTCCAGGGCGCGCAGGCGCCGGTCTACATGTACGGCGGCGGCCCCGGCTTCGGCGGCTTGCTGCACCGCATGGGCACGGAGCCGCAGCGGCGCATCGCCGAGATCATGATCGAGCGCCAGTGGGGCGCGACGATGGTGCTCACCGAGCCCGACGCGGGCTCCGACGTCGGCGCGGGCCGCACCCGGGCCGTGCCGCAGGCCGACGGCTCCTGGCACATCGAGGGCGTCAAGCGCTTCATCACCTCGGGCGAGCACGACCTGAGCGAGAACATCATGCACTTCGTGCTGGCCCGGCCGGTGGACACGCCCGGCGCGGGCGGGCCGGGCACCAAGGGCCTGTCCATGTTCCTGGTGCCGAAGTTCCACTTCGACCACGAGTCCGGGCAGCTCGGCGAGCGCAACGGCGTGTACGCCACCAACGTCGAGAAGAAGATGGGTCTGAAGGTCTCCAGCACCTGCGAGCTGACCTTCGGCCAGCACGGCGCACCGGCGCAGGGCTGGCTGGTCGGCGAGGTGCACGACGGCATCGCGCAGATGTTCAAGGTGATCGAGTCGGCGCGCATGCAGGTCGGCGTCAAGGCGATCGCGACCCTGTCGACCGGTTACCTCAACGCCCTCGACTATGCCCGGCAGCGGGTGCAGGGCCCGGACCTGACCCGCGCGGCCGACAAGACCGCGCCGCGGGTCACCATCGACCGCCACCCCGACGTACGGCGCATCCTCATGCTGCAGAAGGCGTACGCCGAGGGCCTGCGCGCCACCTACCTGTACACCGCCGGCTGGCTGGACCGCGATCACGCGCAGGGCGCGAACGTCAACGACCTGCTGCTGCCGATCGTCAAGGGCGTCGGCTCGGAGCGCTCCTACGAGATGCTGGCGCTGTCGCTGCAGACCCTGGGCGGCTCGGGCTACCTGCAGGACTACCCGATGGAGCAGTACATCCGGGACACGAAGATCGACACCCTGTACGAGGGCACCACCGCGATCCAGGGCCAGGACTTCTTCTTCCGCAAGATCGTGCGGGACCGGTCGGTGGCGCTGGACCTGCTCGTCGGCGAGATGGAGGAGTTCCTCGACGCGAACGGGTCCACCGACGGCCTGAAGCTGGAGTGCGAGTCGCTGCGCGAGGCGATCGCCGACGTGCGCGGCATGGTGGCGACCATGTTCGGCTGGCAGCAGGCCGCCGGCGACGACGTCACCGAGGTGTACAAGGTCGGCCAGAACACCACGCGCCTGCTGATGAGCGTCGGCGACCTGGTGATCGGCTGGCTGCTGATCCGGCAGGCCGCGGTGGCACTGGCCGCCCTCGACGGCGCGTCCGGCGACGATGTTGGCTTCTACCAGGGCAAGCTCGCGGTGGCCCGGTTCTTCGCGCGTACCGTGCTGCCGGAACTGGCCGCGCGCCGGCGGGTGCTGGAGACGACCGACAACGCGCTGATGGAGATCCCGGATGGGGCGTTCTAA
- a CDS encoding ricin-type beta-trefoil lectin domain protein has translation MRRYLRRLPAFAAVLAACCGLTLLTAAPAYAETNGGVRVMPLGDSITDGYNVPGGYRINLWQRMASGGHTVDLVGSGFNGPAALGDHDHEGHSGWRIDQLDANIVNWMRAYAPRTVLLHIGTNDIGQNYDVANAPARLSALIDKIRLLGPQTEIFVAQVVPRSNATEEARSVTFNAAIPGIVAQKGPRTHLVDMHSALTLADLADGLHPNQTGYDKMAAKWYAALQAVPGSLATVAVPPVGSAALLSNPLSNRCMDDAGGGTAGPGSQVHLWDCHGGANQRWTRTAAGELRIYGDRCLDVNGNGTADGTKIQVWPCNGTPAQRFTVNPNGTIVGTASGKCVDAKSSGTPNGTLIHLWTCNATAAQRWFAR, from the coding sequence ATGCGCCGATATCTGCGCAGGTTGCCGGCGTTCGCCGCCGTGCTCGCCGCCTGCTGCGGCCTGACCCTGCTGACCGCCGCCCCGGCCTACGCCGAGACGAACGGCGGCGTGCGTGTCATGCCGCTGGGCGACTCCATCACCGACGGGTACAACGTGCCCGGCGGCTACCGCATCAACCTCTGGCAGCGGATGGCGTCCGGCGGGCACACCGTCGACCTCGTCGGCTCCGGGTTCAACGGCCCCGCCGCCCTCGGCGACCACGACCACGAAGGGCACTCCGGCTGGCGCATCGACCAGCTCGACGCCAACATCGTCAACTGGATGCGCGCGTACGCGCCGCGGACCGTGCTGCTGCACATCGGCACCAACGACATCGGCCAGAACTACGACGTCGCCAACGCCCCGGCCCGGCTGTCGGCCCTCATCGACAAGATCCGGCTGCTCGGGCCGCAGACCGAGATCTTCGTGGCGCAGGTCGTCCCGCGCAGCAACGCCACCGAGGAGGCGCGCTCGGTGACGTTCAATGCCGCGATCCCCGGCATCGTCGCGCAGAAGGGCCCGCGTACGCACCTGGTCGACATGCACTCCGCGCTGACCCTCGCGGACCTCGCCGACGGGCTGCACCCCAACCAGACCGGCTACGACAAGATGGCCGCGAAGTGGTACGCCGCGCTGCAGGCCGTGCCCGGCAGTCTCGCCACCGTCGCCGTGCCGCCGGTCGGCTCGGCCGCGCTGCTGTCCAACCCGCTGTCCAACCGCTGCATGGACGACGCCGGCGGCGGCACCGCCGGACCCGGCTCGCAGGTGCACCTGTGGGACTGCCACGGCGGCGCCAACCAGCGCTGGACCCGCACCGCCGCGGGCGAGCTGCGCATCTACGGCGACCGGTGCCTGGACGTGAACGGCAACGGCACCGCCGACGGCACGAAGATCCAGGTCTGGCCCTGCAACGGCACCCCCGCCCAGCGCTTCACCGTCAACCCCAACGGCACCATCGTCGGCACAGCCTCCGGCAAGTGCGTCGACGCCAAATCCAGCGGCACCCCCAACGGCACCCTAATCCACCTCTGGACCTGCAACGCCACCGCCGCACAACGCTGGTTCGCCCGCTGA